CCTTCGGCATGAAGAAGTTCCACACGCTCGTCGCCACCGGTGTCGCCGCCGCGGCGCTGGGTGTGTTCGCCGCCCCCACCGCCGCCTTCGCCGCCACCTCCGAGGTCGACCAGTGCGGTCCGCCGATCGGGGACGGCACCTGCTCCAACTACGTCGCCGCCACGATCACCTGGTACAACCGCACCGCCGGCATCGACGGTTGCGTCTACGACAACTTCGCCGGCGCCGACTTCACCGGCGTCGTCTTCGAGGCCTACGCCGGCAGCACCAAGATCGACAGCACCACCCGCTCGGCGAACGACACCGTCGACGATTTCGGGATCCGCTGCTTCGGCTTCACCATCGGCGACCCGGACCTGGTCGGCGGCATCGACCGGATCAAGGTCACGGTCCGCCGCGGCTTCGCGTCCGGCGGCTACGCCAACGGCGCCTGGAAGAACTACCAGAAGAAGGACGCTTCGTAGTCCTTCCCGCCGAGACCACCGGCGGGAGCATCCGTTCCTGCCGGTGCCTCCCTCTCAGCCGGCATCCGCCAGCAGGAGCGCCCGTTTCTGCTGGTAGGGACAGCCCGCGGCCTCGAACGCGGCGGCGGTGGCGCGGATGCCCTCCCCATCGTCGTCGAGCAGGGCGGCGGCCCGGTCGAGGAGCGCGCCGGCGATCGGGTTCCCGGCGACCATCGGGCGGGTCTCGGTCAGCAGGTCGGCGGCCTTGGGGTGGCCGGACAGCACGGCGGCCTCCACCCGGAGGGCGACGTGCCACTGCTTCAGGATTCCGATGCGCCACGCGCCCGGGGCGTCCAGTCGTTCCAGGGCGAGCGCCGGCTCCCCGTGGTGGAGCAGGGCGATGGCCTCGAAGGCGGGGCTGTAACCGGCCCGGTCCTCGGCAGTGACGCCCATCCGGTCCAGGACGGCGAACCACTCGTCCCGGGCCGCCCGGTCGCCCCGCAGATCGTGGACCAGGGCGACAGCGGCGGCCGCCGGGCCGAAGTTGCGGGCCTGCGGGCGGCCCGCCCGCGTCCAGCCGTCGAGGAACCGGCCGCTCGCCGCGAGCACGTCGGTGTCGTGGCCGGCGAGGGCGTCGGCCATCAGGAGCCGGGACGTCGCGACGTGCCCGGCCTCGGCCAGCAGTGGCAGGTCGCGGAGCCGCTGCCCCCAGCGGTGGGCCGCCACCAGGTCGCCGGTGCCGATGCTGGTGGCGGTGGCGATCAGGAGCGCGTCGATCAGCTCGTCCGCGATGTCCGGGGTGAGCGGCAGGTGCTCCAGCAGCTCGACGCGGCGACGGGCGACGGCTGCGGCGGCGGCCTCGTCGCCCACGCGGCGTCGCGCCCCGATCAGCGAGAACAGGGCGGCGCACTCGGCGAGCGGATCGTCGAGGCGGCGGGCCAGGTCCACGGCACGCTCGGCCAGCGCGGTCATCCGTGCCGCGGCCTCCGCAGCCCGCTCCCCCTCGGTCGGCGTCGCCGCGGCTCGCTCTCCCTGGTTCGGCGTCGCCGCGGGCCGCTCGGCGAAGAACGCGTAGCTTGCGGCGGCGCAGTCGGCGAGAGCGATCGCGGCCTGCGCGGCGAGGTCGTCCCCGGCCAGCTCCCGCGCCCGGTCGAGCAGCGCGGCCGCCTCCTCGCGCGGCGGGCGCTGGACGAAGGCCCCGGACTTCCGGAAGAACGTGGTGGTCGCGGTCGCGAGATCCCGCGCCGCGCCGGGCGTCTCGCCGGCCGCCTCGGCAGCGGCCCGCCACAACCGGTAGGCGTCGTCGCCGCGCATCCGGCACGCGGCCACGCTCGCCGCCAGACGCAGCGCCGCGGGGTCCTCGGTGAGGGCGGCGGCCTGTTCGTACCGCTGCTGGGACTCGCCGATCAGGTTGCGGTCGAAGGCCAGCCGCCCGAGCAGCAGAGCCAGCCGGTGCGCGTCGGCACGCCGGTCGGGCCGCTCGGCCGCCCAGCTCAGGGCCGCCCGCAAGTCGTCGGCCACCGCGTCGAACCTGACTCGCCAGCCCTCCTCCCCCGAGGCTGCCAGCTCCTCGGCGACTTCCAGGCACCAGCGCAGGTGCCGGGCCGGCGCGGCCTCCCGCTCGCCGGCCGCGGCGAGTTGCTCGGTCCCGTACTGCCGGATCGTCTCCAGGACCCGATAGCGGGTCCCACCCGCCGACGCGGTCACGCTCAGCAGGCTCTGATCGGCGAGACGCGCCAGGCCGTCGGCGACGTGCCCGGGCGCCAGCGGATCGAACCCGGCCACGGCAGCAGCGGCGGCGGCGGTGAACGGCGAGACGAAGACCGAGATCCGCCGCAGCAGCGCCAGGTCGTCCCCGCTGAGCAGCGCCTGACTCCAGTCGAGCATCGCCCGCACCGACCGGTGCCGATCGTCGGCCCGGTATCCACCGACGAGCAGCCGCAGATGGTCGGAGAGGCCGGCCACCAGCCCGTCGAGCCCCAGCGTCGGCAGCCGCGCGGCGGCCAGCTCGATCGCCAGCGCCACGCCGTCCAGCTTCCGGCACAGGTCGGCGACCTGTGCCACCTGCTCACCCTCGATGGTCCAGCCCACCGCCGCAGCCCGGTCCCGGAACAGCGCGACCGCGTCCGGCTCGCCCTCGGGAAAGAGCGAGCCGTCACCGAAAGGAGGGCCGTCGCCGGAAGGAGAGCCGTCACGGGACGGAGAGCCGTCACGGGAGGGCGACCCGTCACGGGAGGGCGACCCGTCACGGGAGGGCGACCCGTCACGGGAGGGCGACCCGTCGCGGGAGGGCGCCCCGCCAAGAGACAGCGGCGGCACCGGGTAGACCCACTCGAACGGCACCATCAGCCGCGCCCGGCTGGTGGCCAGCACG
Above is a genomic segment from Actinoplanes ianthinogenes containing:
- a CDS encoding LuxR C-terminal-related transcriptional regulator, encoding MSKQPATPGISPREAEILALVGEHRTNAEIGAQLFISVRTVETHVSSLLRKLGAADRRELADRARPAQRSAVLPAPLSAFVGRVREREALRAAVTTRRQVTAVGPGGVGKTRLVLSVAADLGGAFPDGVWFVDLVPVTDPAMVAAAVATALGVGEQQGRSLGDSVVAALAERRALLVLDNCEHVTDGVAPFLERLLARCPQVSVLATSRARLMVPFEWVYPVPPLSLGGAPSRDGSPSRDGSPSRDGSPSRDGSPSRDGSPSRDGSPSGDGPPFGDGSLFPEGEPDAVALFRDRAAAVGWTIEGEQVAQVADLCRKLDGVALAIELAAARLPTLGLDGLVAGLSDHLRLLVGGYRADDRHRSVRAMLDWSQALLSGDDLALLRRISVFVSPFTAAAAAAVAGFDPLAPGHVADGLARLADQSLLSVTASAGGTRYRVLETIRQYGTEQLAAAGEREAAPARHLRWCLEVAEELAASGEEGWRVRFDAVADDLRAALSWAAERPDRRADAHRLALLLGRLAFDRNLIGESQQRYEQAAALTEDPAALRLAASVAACRMRGDDAYRLWRAAAEAAGETPGAARDLATATTTFFRKSGAFVQRPPREEAAALLDRARELAGDDLAAQAAIALADCAAASYAFFAERPAATPNQGERAAATPTEGERAAEAAARMTALAERAVDLARRLDDPLAECAALFSLIGARRRVGDEAAAAAVARRRVELLEHLPLTPDIADELIDALLIATATSIGTGDLVAAHRWGQRLRDLPLLAEAGHVATSRLLMADALAGHDTDVLAASGRFLDGWTRAGRPQARNFGPAAAAVALVHDLRGDRAARDEWFAVLDRMGVTAEDRAGYSPAFEAIALLHHGEPALALERLDAPGAWRIGILKQWHVALRVEAAVLSGHPKAADLLTETRPMVAGNPIAGALLDRAAALLDDDGEGIRATAAAFEAAGCPYQQKRALLLADAG